caggggctgcgggtcgggagtgggggggcccagggccgggctggcgggtcgggagttggggggggcccagggccgggctgaccaggggctgcgggtcggggggggggcagggccgggctggcggggcaggagtggggggggcccagggccaggctggcgggggggggcaggagtgaggggcgctggggggggcctGGGGCCGGGCTGGCCAGGggttgcgggtcgggagtggggggggcccagggccgggctggcggggggctgcggggcgggagtgaggggcgctggggggggggcccagggctgggctggcagggggctgctgggcgggagtgaggggtgggagtgggggggcccagggccgggctggcggggggctgcggggcgggagtgaggggcgctgggggggggggcccagggccgggctggcggggcgggagtggggggggcccagggccggcctgaccaggggctgcgggttgggagtgggggggcccagggccaggctgctggggggctgcggggcgggagtgagaggcgctgggggggccccggggccgggctggccaggggctgcgggtcgggagtggggggggcccagggccgggctggcgggggctgcggggcgggagtgaggggcgctgggggggggcgcccagggctgggctggcggggcgggagtgggggggcccagggccgggctggcggggggctgcggggcaggagtgaggggtgctgggggggcccagggccgggctggccaggggctgcgggtcaggagtgggggggggcccagggtCGGGCTGGCCAgaggctgcggggcgggagtgggggggggcccagggccgggctggtggggggctgcgggtcaggagtgggggggggcccaggggcgggctggcggggggctgcggggcgggagtgaggggcaccggctcccctgaccctgccccttgccccccaGGTCAACGGGCAGAACGTGGTGAAGGTCGGGCACCGGCAGGTTGTGAACATGATTCGCCAGGGGGGCAACAACCTGATGGTGAAGGTCGTCATGGTAACCAGGAACCCGGAGATGGAAGAGGCCATGAGAAAGAAAGGtgcagcctccccccgccccccgccagctccTCCACACGGGGGGCAGGACTGCTGGGttccgcccccagccctgggaggggcgCGGGGGTCTGGTGATCAGAgcgggggcgctgggagccaggacacctgggttctctcccagctctgggaggggagggggctcccatgcttgggggtggggatctcactgtctgtctgtctgtcccctcaCCTGGGAGCCCCTTTGCCCCCCTACAGCGGCTCCCCAGCAGACGAAacgactgccccccccagccatcTCGCTGCGCTCCAAATCCATGACCTCTGAGCTGGAGGAGATGGgtaagggggagggtggggggggaattgGGAGGTATGTGGGGaagggtctgtgctggagctgggggaggggggtgatagACCCTGGAGGGGtctgtggtgggggcaggggagggtccccagagtgaagggggaggggtctgtggtgggggcggggtctcgtggggtggggcaggggtctttgctggggcggggatgggggtcTGTGGTGGGGGCAAGGGAGGGGTCTGGTGCGACTGGGGAGGGtccccagaggggctgggggagaggtctGTGGTGGGACgggagggggggggtctgtggTGGGGAATGGTTTCTGGGGCAGGACTCTcatactctctctcttccaccctcTGGGACCTGGGACCCCCTTGGCACCTGGCAGTGGAGAAAGGTATGTCCCCCCCCTGCCCGGgcagtgcccccccacccctctgcccagggGTGCCCCTGTCTGAGTCCCTGGTGCGGATTGGGGGCGGCAGGGGGAGCCCCCAGCTTGTGGcggctgaggggtgggggtggggaggcccagtgggagggacaggggtggggggcccagTTCTTTCCCAGGCTCTGGGCACCAGCACCTCGGGGGGCAGGGCCCCCAGGCCTCCCCATCCCATCTCTAACGCTGTCCCCTCTCGGTGTCTCCCCCAGTCTCCCCCTGGAAGAAGAGAAGTGGTGAgtgtgagctggggccaggcgcagcCCCCCGCCATGAGCTGCCTCCCACTGCTTCCCCACACCAGCTGTGCGCCCCCCCGGGCTCCTAGTGCCCCACGCCCACTGGCCCCGCCCCGTCACGCCTGCCTgtgcctgctccccccccagctgccctgcaccccctcctcctgcttcACCCCCCCAATCTCCACGCACCAgccccccctccctgtcccacctGCCCCCCCAACTCACGCTCCCTGCTccgctgctccccccaccccagtctcgcTCCTACCACTACGCAGGGCCCCGCCCtggggtgacccccccccctcaCGTCacactctccctcctcctcctcctgtccctgcaGATTATGAGCCAGCGCTGGCCACGGAGAAGAAGAGGACAGTCTATCAGATGGCTCTGAGTAagggggggagtggggcctggtgggtgggggagtggggtccgATGGATCAgagcgtggggtgggggctgggtgccaggactcctggattctctccccagctctgggaggggagtggggtctagtggttagagcgggggggactgggagtcaggactcctgggttctctccccagctctgggaggggcgtggggtctagtggttagagcgggggcggggggggcgctggaagccaggactcctgggttctctccccagctctgggaggggcgtggggtctagtggttagagcgggggggggggggggggctgggagccaggactcctgggttctatgccacCTCAGCAGTGCCAGAAGTGGGCCAGACAATCCATAGGGTCTCTTGTCTCCAGTCCAAGCTGCCTGGCCTGCAATGTGTGTGTAGAGACCCCCCAGGTCCTGGATctgggcctggggtgggggcagggcaaggcgcctccctgccccccacccccctcagccagcccccctCACCTTCTGTCTCTCTGCCCCTCGCAGACAAGCTGGACGAGATCCTGGCTGCAGCTCAGCAGACGATCAGCGTGGGGGAGGGGCCCAGCTCCGGCgggctcccctccctggggaaggCCCGTGGGCCCAAGGGCTACTTCACCTCCGAGGTAGGAGGGCACGGCCCCCGGGCCTTACTGAGGGGGCACACCAGGGGAGGGgggatctagtgggttagagctagggggccgggagccaggactgctgggttctctcgctggctctgggaggggagtggggtctagtggttagagcagggtggggctgggtgccaggactcctgggttctctcgctggctctgggaggggagtggggtctagtggttagagcaggggtggactgggagccaggactcctgggttctcttgctggctctgtgaggggagtggggactagtggttagagcaggggtggactgggagacaggactcctgggttctctccctggctctcagAGGGGAGTGGATCGTTTTCTACCCCCCTCCCTACTCCTGCCCATCACCCCCCTCACTAACCCCCATCCTGGCCTCTttttaaccccccaccccatcaccctgCCCCGTGGTGCCGCGTTAACCCTTTCCTGCCCTGGGTGGTGCCCTCACTCGCTCGCTGCCTGCCGCTAACACCCCCCCACTCCAATGTCTCTGCAGTCGAACTTCGAGCCGCATCGGATGGGGCAGCCTGGCTACGAGCGCCCATCGTACCTGCCACCCGGTGCCCCCCAGGGCATCATGCTGCGCCAGAAATCCATCGGTGAGGTGGgccgggctgggaggggagcggggctgggacaGTGGGCATCTTTCActgccggactcctgggttccgtttgttacatggggaggggaggggggtctaatgggttagagcaggggggctcggggccaggactcctgggttctctctccagctctgggaggagagtggggtccagtgggttagagcagggggattgggagccaggactcctgggttctctctccagctctgggaggagagtggggtccagtgggttagagcagggggattgggagccaggactcctgggttctctctccagctctgggaggagagtggggtccagtgggttagagcagggggattgggagccaggactcctgggttctctctccagatCTGCGAGgagagtggggtccagtgggttagagcaggggggttgggagccaggactcctgagttctctctccagctctgggaggacagTGGGGTCCATTgtagagcaggggggttgggagccaggactcctgggttctctctccagctctgggaggggagcggggtctatgggttagagcaggggggctgagagctgggACTCCGGATCCCTGGCCGACCGCTGTCCATCTGTCCATCCGCAGGCTCGGCGGAGGACGAGAAGCCCTACCTGGCTCCCCCAGCCATGAAATTCAGCCGCAGCTTGTCCGTCCCCGGCTCGGAGgatatccccccgccccccaccacctcccctcccGAGCCCCCTTACAGCGCCCCCCCCTCCGCCACGGGCCGCCTCACCCCTGCCGTGCGCTCCACCTTCAACCCGGCCGCCGAGGCCAAGCTGTACCCGGCCTCGCTGCACCAGGAGCCGCCCGCCTTCGAGGGCCCGGCCCGGCGTGAGAAGCTGGCCATGTACCGCCAGGAGCTGGAGCGCGGGGCAGAGGCCGGGGCCGCCCGGGGCTGGCGTGGGCACCACCCGCACCCGGAGCTGCGTTACTACAACCTGCCGGCCCGGGCGGCCAGCGCCGCCATGTACGTGCCGGCCAAGCCGCTGCGCCGGAAAGGCCCGCTGGTGAAGCAGACCAAGGTGGAGGACGAGCAGAGGCAGCAAGCGGCTGCCCCCCAGACTCAGCCGCCCCCGACGCCGCCCGCCCCGGCGACGCCCGCCCCCGAGAAGAACTCCATCGCCATCCCCACCATCGTCATCAAGGCCccctccaccagcagcagtgggCGCAGCAGCCAGGGCAGCAGCGTGGAGACCGAGGGGCAGCCGGAGCCGGCCCCGGTGCCCGCCCTGCCCCTCCAGAACAGCATGGACTTCACTAGCCAGTTCGGCGCAGCCCTGGTCGGGGCGGCGCGGCGGGACCGGGAGTGGCACAGCGAGGCCCGCCGCCGCTCCGCCCTCTTCCTCTCCACCGAGGCGCCGGAGGACGAGGTGCCCGAGCCGGCTCCGGCGCCCCGGCTCCGGCACTCGAAGAGCATTGACGAGGGCATGTTCTCGGCCGAGCCTTACCTGCAGCTGAGCTacgcccagcccctgcctccggGCACCTATTACCAGCCGCGCCCCGCCAAGGCCTACGGGGGCGCCGGGACCACCAGCGCCTTCACCACCGTCTGCTCcagcttcctgccccagctccagccccggccGGGCGGCGGGAACGCCCCGCCCCTCATCCACCCGCTGACGGGCAAGGTCCTCGACCCGGGCTCGCCCCTGGGTCTGGCGCTGGTGGCCCGGGAGCGGGCACTGCAGGAGTCGCACTCGCAGCAGCTGCAGCAAGGCCGGGCGGAGGCGGAGGAGCGAAGGTCCCGCCCGTCCTCGCCCCGCTTCGGGGAGGTGGCGCCGGAACCCTCCGGAGGAGGCGGCTCCATTCTGCGCCTGTGGGGGGCGCCGGCAGGCGAGCCGCGCCCGGAGAGCCCCCGGCGCCGGGCCCCCTCCGAGCCCAAGGGCGCCCCGTGGGCGGGGGAgaagcggggggaggagggggccggGGGCGAGAAGCTGCACGTGCGCTTTGTGGAGAACTGCCGGCCCCGGGAGGAGAGCGAGCCGGCGCCGGCCCGGGGGGTGGAGGAGAACGGGCTGCCCCTGCTGGTCCTCCCGCCGCCGGCTCCCTCCATCGACGTGGACGACGAGTTCCTCTTCACCGAGCCGCTGCCCCCGCCGCTGGAGTTCTCCAACAGCTTCGAGAAGCCCGACTCCCCCAAGGCGGGCcgggagccccccgccccggagccggcgcccgccccgcccccgcccaccGCCGCCCTGGACTCCACCACCTCCAGCCTGACCTCCTACGACAGCGAGGTGGCCACCCTGACCCAGGGCGGGGCGCCCGAGCCCCGGGAGGCCCCCCACGTCAACTTCTCCTCGGTGGTGTCCTCCATCCAGATCCCGGCGCCCGAGCCCCCCGAGGCGGTGACCGACTCGGGCATCGAGGAGATTGACAGCCGGAGCAGCAGCGACCACCACCTGGAGACCATCAGCTCCGTCTCCACCCTCTCCAGCATGTCGGGGCTGTCCAGCGAGGGCGCGGAGCTGCTGGACAGTTACGTCACCTACCTGGACGGCCAAGCCTTCGGGGGCCCGGCGGAGAAGCCCGGCAAGCTGCGTTCCCGGCCCTTCCCCGCCCGCCGCGACCCCGCCACCCCCACCAGCTCCACCATCTCCGTGGCGGCCTGCGCCGAGAGCGTCTTCGCCCTCACGCCCGCCCCGGCCCAGGAGCCGCCCGCCCCTCAGCGCCGCTCGCCCACCCTGCCCTGGGAGGAGGCCGGGGTGGCCAAGCCCTCGCCCGTCTCGGCCATGAAAGCCAGCATCATCAGCGAGCTGAGCTCCAAGCTGCAGCAGATGAGCGGGGTGTCGTGGGCCCGGCCCCCCGACGGCGCGGGCCCCTTCGGCGCCGAccggcccggctccctgcagcgccAAAGGTAGCGTCCGGAGGAGGCCGGATGGATGGAGGAAGCCAGAAGCACCCGCCGGGGGCGCCCCGTGCATGCCTCTCACCGCCACGCCCGTCACTCATGTGTGctttgggtttgttttggtttctcGCTCATCCGCGCCACGCCcagcacgtgtgtgtgtggggggaggccggGACCCTTTTTGCGCCAGGCGCTGCATGCATCCATCCCGTCACCTTCCCTCCTGTGCAGGCAGTCGCCCACCCAGAGGGCTGGGTTCTTGGAGGCTggtcagggatggggggggcactggggcagTATGTCAggccctgcacacacacatccgaccccccccccccccctccagtgcCCTCCCGCATCCTGCCACGCACCCATGCCCGGTTTCCTAGTGATTCCTGGCTCGCAGCCAGTTTGAGAGGGGGGTCCCTCTGTCCCAGAGCCCATCCCAACTCCAAGGCTGGTTCCCCCCCTTGTGGGAATCCACTGAGTCCCCCCCAGAAGGAGTCTGTTCCCCCCGCCCGCTGTGCACCCACAGAGGCCCCCTTCTGCCCCGACCCACCAGTGCCCCGCTGCTGTCTTTAATTTGCTCCATTATGTCATGTATCTGAGGGCTCGTCTGCACTGGGAGAATTCACCTGTGGGAGATGGGGACCTGCACCACCCATGGGGCAGGGTATTGGCGGCGcgacctccctcccccccccaccacaggagTAACCTTGGAGGGAAGACGTGGCAAAGACTGGCAAatcaggagtcctgacacccagccccaactactagaccccactccccttccagagctggggagagaacccagaagtcctggctcccagcccgcccccgcccccccccgttctaaccactagaccccactcccttcccagagctggggagagaacccagaagtcctggctcccagcccgcccccgccccccccccccgctctaaccactagaccccactcccctcccagagctggggagagaacccaggggtcctggctcccagccctactgtcctcccagagctgggctggaaggggcccTGGGCTGAGTCCCAGCAGATGTGGGGCGTGGGGGGCAGGCGCGGCAGATCCCCATGCCAGGGCAGATCCCCGGTGCGGGTGCAAGAGGTGGTGAATTTCTGCTCTGCAGGCGAGCCCCCGTCATCGTGTGCCGCTTGCCCCATGGCTGCTTGTGCGCTCTCTGGCGTGCGTGGGGGGGGtccagccctggcctctgctgggtgctggctgcagggatgcgggggggaggggtcgtGGTTTGGGGGAGAGGAGCACCCCGTGaccatctcttccctccccccctcaccagGCTCCCCGAGGACGCGTCGGGCCCCTCCAAGCTGCCCAGCAACCTGTTCCACAACTGGCCCAAAGCGGGGCCGGGCGCCAAGCCCCCGAAGAGCGTGGAGTTCGACATCCGCCCGGCGCTGCGccgcgcccccagccccgccacccTGCCCAGCGAGCACAAAATCAGcccggccccccgcccctcctccctgcccatcctgccctcCGTGCCCCTCTACGGGGGCATCTACGACCTGCGGGGCTCCCCCCCCtccggcccctgccccttccccgactTCCCCTCCGGCAGCCGCTCCCtctcgcccacccacttcctgcccccggcCACGGACAAGCCCTTCGGCGCCAAGCCCCTGCCCTTCTGGACCAAATTCGACGTGGCCGACTGGCTGGAGTACCTGAAGCTGGGCGAGCACCGCGACCGCTTCCTGGACAACGAGATTGACGGCTCCCACCTGCCCTCGCTCACCAAGGAGGATTACATCGACCTGGGCGTCACCCGCGTCGGGCACCGCATGAACATTGACCGCGCCCTCAAGCTCTTCCTGGAGAGGTGATGAGAGaatcccccgcccccaggagaggggagcccctagccccccccccccccccccaggagagaGGGGAGCCCACCCCAGCTGCCCTGAGGACACAGAGGCCTGAATGTATCTGACGCCGGGAGCAAGGAGAAGCCGTGCGGCAATGCCCCCCACCCCGAGAGAGAGGGGCCCCCAGCAATGACCCCACCTTGGAAAGAAAGGGGCCTTGAATCCCATCGGGGGGCAGAGGGtgctggggggcgagggaggGAACCTGGTGTAATGGCACCACGCCGGCTTGCACCATTGCGCGCTTGTGCGTGTTCGCTCGTGCACCAGCTTGCACTGTTGCTCACGCTTCCCCGCTCGCCTACGCACCCCCTTGCATCATCACTAGTGTGCGCGCTCTGTGTACCATCCGCGGCAACGTCTCCACTCGGCTATGCACCGGCTTGTCCATTTGCACACTGTGAACGAGCGTACGTTGTCGCTTATGCACGCGCGCTTGCTGCCATCTCACACCACTGCTCGCGTGTGCACGTTCACCCGTGCACCAGCTTGCACCGTTGCTCACGTGGATGCTCACCTGTGCACCCACCAGCATCATCACCAGTGTGTGCATGCTCTAGGTACCATCTGTTGCACATGTACGCTCAGCCGTGCGCTAGCTTGCACATTTGCACACTGAGAATCAGTGTACGTTGTCGCTTGTGCATGCACAATTGCCGCCATATCCCACCGTTGCTCATGTGGACACGTAGGTGCGCGTGGGGTTGCACCAATGCTCGTCTGCACGTTCAGCCTCATGACCGCTTGCACCATTGTCCACGTACTCAGCTGCTTGAACCCTGCTTGTGCCATCAGTCACGGGCACATTCAGCTGCTCACTAGCTCGCAGCCTGCACTGCGCACCAGCTCGCACCATTGCCCGCACGCACACTCGGCTGGGCACCAGCTTGCACCGTCACTCGCGTGTGTACGCTTGGAGCACTGGCTCGCACCATGACCTGCATGAGGGCAGTTGCCATCGCTTGTATGTCCACCTTCACCGTACCCTCCCCCACCATCTTGCACACCagccctccctctgccctgccacacGGGCTGGGTCACACTTTCTCACACACGTGTCAGGGGCTGCATGTGCCTTGC
This is a stretch of genomic DNA from Chelonia mydas isolate rCheMyd1 chromosome 23, rCheMyd1.pri.v2, whole genome shotgun sequence. It encodes these proteins:
- the SHANK1 gene encoding SH3 and multiple ankyrin repeat domains protein 1 isoform X6: MESKRAGATRPNASSDTTRWDPTTASMPPVTTSLRRRRFCSRRRITRVSVSSCVEPRTPIEEFTPTPAFPALQYLESVDEGGVAWRAGLRMGDFLIEVNGQNVVKVGHRQVVNMIRQGGNNLMVKVVMVTRNPEMEEAMRKKAAPQQTKRLPPPAISLRSKSMTSELEEMVEKVSPWKKRSDYEPALATEKKRTVYQMALNKLDEILAAAQQTISVGEGPSSGGLPSLGKARGPKGYFTSESNFEPHRMGQPGYERPSYLPPGAPQGIMLRQKSIGSAEDEKPYLAPPAMKFSRSLSVPGSEDIPPPPTTSPPEPPYSAPPSATGRLTPAVRSTFNPAAEAKLYPASLHQEPPAFEGPARREKLAMYRQELERGAEAGAARGWRGHHPHPELRYYNLPARAASAAMYVPAKPLRRKGPLVKQTKVEDEQRQQAAAPQTQPPPTPPAPATPAPEKNSIAIPTIVIKAPSTSSSGRSSQGSSVETEGQPEPAPVPALPLQNSMDFTSQFGAALVGAARRDREWHSEARRRSALFLSTEAPEDEVPEPAPAPRLRHSKSIDEGMFSAEPYLQLSYAQPLPPGTYYQPRPAKAYGGAGTTSAFTTVCSSFLPQLQPRPGGGNAPPLIHPLTGKVLDPGSPLGLALVARERALQESHSQQLQQGRAEAEERRSRPSSPRFGEVAPEPSGGGGSILRLWGAPAGEPRPESPRRRAPSEPKGAPWAGEKRGEEGAGGEKLHVRFVENCRPREESEPAPARGVEENGLPLLVLPPPAPSIDVDDEFLFTEPLPPPLEFSNSFEKPDSPKAGREPPAPEPAPAPPPPTAALDSTTSSLTSYDSEVATLTQGGAPEPREAPHVNFSSVVSSIQIPAPEPPEAVTDSGIEEIDSRSSSDHHLETISSVSTLSSMSGLSSEGAELLDSYVTYLDGQAFGGPAEKPGKLRSRPFPARRDPATPTSSTISVAACAESVFALTPAPAQEPPAPQRRSPTLPWEEAGVAKPSPVSAMKASIISELSSKLQQMSGVSWARPPDGAGPFGADRPGSLQRQRLPEDASGPSKLPSNLFHNWPKAGPGAKPPKSVEFDIRPALRRAPSPATLPSEHKISPAPRPSSLPILPSVPLYGGIYDLRGSPPSGPCPFPDFPSGSRSLSPTHFLPPATDKPFGAKPLPFWTKFDVADWLEYLKLGEHRDRFLDNEIDGSHLPSLTKEDYIDLGVTRVGHRMNIDRALKLFLER
- the SHANK1 gene encoding SH3 and multiple ankyrin repeat domains protein 1 isoform X1 is translated as MKRKLYSAVPGRTFMAMKPYQAQAEGELSLSKGEKIKVLSVGEGGFWEGQVKGRVGWFPSGCVEEVQTKTQDGKQESRSDKAKRLFRHYTVGSYDSFDAPSDYIIKEKTVLLQKKDNEGFGFVLRGAKAQTPIEEFTPTPAFPALQYLESVDEGGVAWRAGLRMGDFLIEVNGQNVVKVGHRQVVNMIRQGGNNLMVKVVMVTRNPEMEEAMRKKAAPQQTKRLPPPAISLRSKSMTSELEEMVEKVSPWKKRSDYEPALATEKKRTVYQMALNKLDEILAAAQQTISVGEGPSSGGLPSLGKARGPKGYFTSESNFEPHRMGQPGYERPSYLPPGAPQGIMLRQKSIGSAEDEKPYLAPPAMKFSRSLSVPGSEDIPPPPTTSPPEPPYSAPPSATGRLTPAVRSTFNPAAEAKLYPASLHQEPPAFEGPARREKLAMYRQELERGAEAGAARGWRGHHPHPELRYYNLPARAASAAMYVPAKPLRRKGPLVKQTKVEDEQRQQAAAPQTQPPPTPPAPATPAPEKNSIAIPTIVIKAPSTSSSGRSSQGSSVETEGQPEPAPVPALPLQNSMDFTSQFGAALVGAARRDREWHSEARRRSALFLSTEAPEDEVPEPAPAPRLRHSKSIDEGMFSAEPYLQLSYAQPLPPGTYYQPRPAKAYGGAGTTSAFTTVCSSFLPQLQPRPGGGNAPPLIHPLTGKVLDPGSPLGLALVARERALQESHSQQLQQGRAEAEERRSRPSSPRFGEVAPEPSGGGGSILRLWGAPAGEPRPESPRRRAPSEPKGAPWAGEKRGEEGAGGEKLHVRFVENCRPREESEPAPARGVEENGLPLLVLPPPAPSIDVDDEFLFTEPLPPPLEFSNSFEKPDSPKAGREPPAPEPAPAPPPPTAALDSTTSSLTSYDSEVATLTQGGAPEPREAPHVNFSSVVSSIQIPAPEPPEAVTDSGIEEIDSRSSSDHHLETISSVSTLSSMSGLSSEGAELLDSYVTYLDGQAFGGPAEKPGKLRSRPFPARRDPATPTSSTISVAACAESVFALTPAPAQEPPAPQRRSPTLPWEEAGVAKPSPVSAMKASIISELSSKLQQMSGVSWARPPDGAGPFGADRPGSLQRQRLPEDASGPSKLPSNLFHNWPKAGPGAKPPKSVEFDIRPALRRAPSPATLPSEHKISPAPRPSSLPILPSVPLYGGIYDLRGSPPSGPCPFPDFPSGSRSLSPTHFLPPATDKPFGAKPLPFWTKFDVADWLEYLKLGEHRDRFLDNEIDGSHLPSLTKEDYIDLGVTRVGHRMNIDRALKLFLER
- the SHANK1 gene encoding SH3 and multiple ankyrin repeat domains protein 1 isoform X2 → MKRKLYSAVPGRTFMAMKPYQAQAEGELSLSKGEKIKVLSVGEGGFWEGQVKGRVGWFPSGCVEEVQTKTQDGKQESRSDKAKRLFRHYTVGSYDSFDAPSDYIIKEKTVLLQKKDNEGFGFVLRGAKAQTPIEEFTPTPAFPALQYLESVDEGGVAWRAGLRMGDFLIEVNGQNVVKVGHRQVVNMIRQGGNNLMVKVVMVTRNPEMEEAMRKKAAPQQTKRLPPPAISLRSKSMTSELEEMVEKDYEPALATEKKRTVYQMALNKLDEILAAAQQTISVGEGPSSGGLPSLGKARGPKGYFTSESNFEPHRMGQPGYERPSYLPPGAPQGIMLRQKSIGSAEDEKPYLAPPAMKFSRSLSVPGSEDIPPPPTTSPPEPPYSAPPSATGRLTPAVRSTFNPAAEAKLYPASLHQEPPAFEGPARREKLAMYRQELERGAEAGAARGWRGHHPHPELRYYNLPARAASAAMYVPAKPLRRKGPLVKQTKVEDEQRQQAAAPQTQPPPTPPAPATPAPEKNSIAIPTIVIKAPSTSSSGRSSQGSSVETEGQPEPAPVPALPLQNSMDFTSQFGAALVGAARRDREWHSEARRRSALFLSTEAPEDEVPEPAPAPRLRHSKSIDEGMFSAEPYLQLSYAQPLPPGTYYQPRPAKAYGGAGTTSAFTTVCSSFLPQLQPRPGGGNAPPLIHPLTGKVLDPGSPLGLALVARERALQESHSQQLQQGRAEAEERRSRPSSPRFGEVAPEPSGGGGSILRLWGAPAGEPRPESPRRRAPSEPKGAPWAGEKRGEEGAGGEKLHVRFVENCRPREESEPAPARGVEENGLPLLVLPPPAPSIDVDDEFLFTEPLPPPLEFSNSFEKPDSPKAGREPPAPEPAPAPPPPTAALDSTTSSLTSYDSEVATLTQGGAPEPREAPHVNFSSVVSSIQIPAPEPPEAVTDSGIEEIDSRSSSDHHLETISSVSTLSSMSGLSSEGAELLDSYVTYLDGQAFGGPAEKPGKLRSRPFPARRDPATPTSSTISVAACAESVFALTPAPAQEPPAPQRRSPTLPWEEAGVAKPSPVSAMKASIISELSSKLQQMSGVSWARPPDGAGPFGADRPGSLQRQRLPEDASGPSKLPSNLFHNWPKAGPGAKPPKSVEFDIRPALRRAPSPATLPSEHKISPAPRPSSLPILPSVPLYGGIYDLRGSPPSGPCPFPDFPSGSRSLSPTHFLPPATDKPFGAKPLPFWTKFDVADWLEYLKLGEHRDRFLDNEIDGSHLPSLTKEDYIDLGVTRVGHRMNIDRALKLFLER
- the SHANK1 gene encoding SH3 and multiple ankyrin repeat domains protein 1 isoform X7, giving the protein MRGPSPRSPPAGRRWGLGAGASGTSTVTTSLRRRRFCSRRRITRVSVSSCVEPRTPIEEFTPTPAFPALQYLESVDEGGVAWRAGLRMGDFLIEVNGQNVVKVGHRQVVNMIRQGGNNLMVKVVMVTRNPEMEEAMRKKAAPQQTKRLPPPAISLRSKSMTSELEEMVEKVSPWKKRSDYEPALATEKKRTVYQMALNKLDEILAAAQQTISVGEGPSSGGLPSLGKARGPKGYFTSESNFEPHRMGQPGYERPSYLPPGAPQGIMLRQKSIGSAEDEKPYLAPPAMKFSRSLSVPGSEDIPPPPTTSPPEPPYSAPPSATGRLTPAVRSTFNPAAEAKLYPASLHQEPPAFEGPARREKLAMYRQELERGAEAGAARGWRGHHPHPELRYYNLPARAASAAMYVPAKPLRRKGPLVKQTKVEDEQRQQAAAPQTQPPPTPPAPATPAPEKNSIAIPTIVIKAPSTSSSGRSSQGSSVETEGQPEPAPVPALPLQNSMDFTSQFGAALVGAARRDREWHSEARRRSALFLSTEAPEDEVPEPAPAPRLRHSKSIDEGMFSAEPYLQLSYAQPLPPGTYYQPRPAKAYGGAGTTSAFTTVCSSFLPQLQPRPGGGNAPPLIHPLTGKVLDPGSPLGLALVARERALQESHSQQLQQGRAEAEERRSRPSSPRFGEVAPEPSGGGGSILRLWGAPAGEPRPESPRRRAPSEPKGAPWAGEKRGEEGAGGEKLHVRFVENCRPREESEPAPARGVEENGLPLLVLPPPAPSIDVDDEFLFTEPLPPPLEFSNSFEKPDSPKAGREPPAPEPAPAPPPPTAALDSTTSSLTSYDSEVATLTQGGAPEPREAPHVNFSSVVSSIQIPAPEPPEAVTDSGIEEIDSRSSSDHHLETISSVSTLSSMSGLSSEGAELLDSYVTYLDGQAFGGPAEKPGKLRSRPFPARRDPATPTSSTISVAACAESVFALTPAPAQEPPAPQRRSPTLPWEEAGVAKPSPVSAMKASIISELSSKLQQMSGVSWARPPDGAGPFGADRPGSLQRQRLPEDASGPSKLPSNLFHNWPKAGPGAKPPKSVEFDIRPALRRAPSPATLPSEHKISPAPRPSSLPILPSVPLYGGIYDLRGSPPSGPCPFPDFPSGSRSLSPTHFLPPATDKPFGAKPLPFWTKFDVADWLEYLKLGEHRDRFLDNEIDGSHLPSLTKEDYIDLGVTRVGHRMNIDRALKLFLER